The proteins below are encoded in one region of Cucurbita pepo subsp. pepo cultivar mu-cu-16 chromosome LG10, ASM280686v2, whole genome shotgun sequence:
- the LOC111803945 gene encoding protein PHR1-LIKE 2-like, whose translation MFPRLVNPDGDIQIHGGRGSVASELTHSHRGDPCLVLTSDPKPRLRWTADLHERFVDAVTQLGGASKATPKAIMRTMNVKGLTLFHLKSHLQKYRLGKQSGKDMGEASKDGAYLLESPSTNNFSPDLPISEMADGYEVKEALRAQMEVQSKLHLQVEAEKHLRIRQDAERRYLAMLERACKMLADQFIGGAVSDSDSKKSQGQNRKSPRSFSIDPLGFYASQSQEMERVNGTEEVQTNLRRQRADCSTESCLTSNESPGGLAMEKSPVASKKNMANLDSENASLIWGEAKERIQDANMIQVNHLSISGCNMWG comes from the exons ATGTTTCCGAGGCTTGTTAATCCCGATGGAGATATCCAGATCCATGGCGGCCGTGGTTCTGTTGCTTCCGAACTCACTCACAGCCATCGGGGAGATCCTTGTCTCGTCTTGACTTCAGATCCCAAACCTCGCCTCCGATGGACTGCCGATCTTCATGAGCGATTTGTCGATGCCGTCACTCAACTCGGTGGTGCTAGCA AAGCTACACCAAAAGCAATAATGCGAACAATGAATGTGAAAGGACTTACTCTCTTCCATCTGAAGAGCCACCTCCAG AAATACAGATTAGGTAAGCAATCAGGGAAGGATATGGGTGAGGCATCTAAGGATG GTGCATATCTTTTAGAAAGCCCAAGTACCAATAATTTCTCTCCTGACTTGCCAATTTCTGAAATGGCCGA TGGTTATGAAGTCAAGGAGGCATTAAGAGCGCAAATGGAAGTTCAGAGTAAGTTACATCTGCAAGTTGAG GCAGAGAAGCACCTCCGGATTCGTCAGGATGCCGAGCGAAGATATTTGGCTATGCTTGAGAGAGCTTGTAAAATGCTTGCAGATCAGTTCATTGGGGGCGCGGTTTCGGACTCGGACAGCAAGAAGTCCCAAGGACAAAATCGTAAGAGCCCAAGAAGTTTCTCTATCGACCCACTTGGTTTCTATGCTTCACAATCACAAGAGATGGAAAGAGTGAATGGTACAGAAGAAGTTCAGACTAACCTTCGTCGCCAAAGGGCTGATTGTTCGACCGAAAGCTGCCTAACCTCGAACGAGAGTCCTGGGGGATTGGCCATGGAGAAAAGTCCTGTTGCAAGCAAGAAAAACATGGCTAACTTGGATTCAGAAAATGCATCTTTGATTTGGGGTGAAGCCAAGGAAAGAATACAAGATGCCAACATGATCCAAGTGAACCATCTCAGCATATCCGGGTGCAACATGTGGGGATGA
- the LOC111803820 gene encoding uncharacterized protein LOC111803820 codes for MIDQFINFVIRPPRADYNPDQYLWEKKFTLAGRAYQRQDLELRNLRGHTLQCSHYLPSSIPEDTHLPCVIYCHGNSGCRADANEAAVILLPSNITVFTLDFSGSGLSDGDYVSLGWHERDDLKVVVTYLRSNKQVSRIGLWGRSMGAVTSLLYGAEDPSIAGMVLDSAFSNLYNLMMELVDVYKIRLPKFTVKVAVQYMRRVIEKKAKFDIKNLNCLQVTPKTFIPALFGHANCDKFVQPHHSELIYNSYAGDKNIIKFDGEHNSSRPQFYYDSVSIFFYNVLHPPQLPSAHASKLEKYYDLGDLKIGADKDENLIYEIITSLRSSGNDVAGSSSAPSVPTTKFVGDLISEIPPVITETDIIPNDYSTINSDEPSHLQDQPDGETEECCSYTSSNRESWGRCSSLGVSEEESSAACVVSKNKYQETLEAFPTPLRNTQGKPSDSSKDDKKKKKKVATSKSQKQKKSKTEKLEALSRHLRLCILRRVHR; via the exons ATGATTGATCAGTTCATCAATTTTGTTATTCGGCCGCCCAG GGCGGATTATAACCCTGATCAATATTTATGGGAGAAAAAGTTCACTCTCGCGGGTAGAGCATACCAACGACAGGATTTGGAG CTAAGAAATTTAAGGGGCCATACCTTGCAATGCAGTCATTATTTGCCTTCATCTATTCCTGAAGATACCCATCTGCCTTGTGTCATCTATTGCCATGGTAACAG TGGATGTAGAGCAGATGCTAATGAGGCTGCTGTCATACTACTTCCATCAAATATTACTGTTTTTACACTTGATTTTTCGGGTTCAGGCTTGTCTGATGGAGATTATGTTAGCCTTGGTTGGCATGAG AGAGATGACCTCAAGGTTGTGGTGACATACTTAAGAAGCAACAAACAAGTATCTCGTATAGGTCTCTGGGGAAGATCTATGGGTGCTGTAACTAG CCTTCTTTATGGAGCTGAAGATCCTTCCATAGCTGGAATGGTGCTTGACAGTGCCTTTTCTAACCTTTACAATCTAATGATGGAACTAGTTGATGTTTACAAGATCCGACTACCTAAATTCACG GTAAAGGTGGCTGTTCAATACATGCGGAGGGTAATTGAGAAGAAGGCAAAGTTTGATATCAAGAATCTTAATTGCTTACAG GTGACCCCAAAAACTTTCATTCCTGCTTTGTTTGGGCATGCTAATTGTGATAAGTTCGTTCAACCTCATCACTCCGAACTCATCTATAATTCGTATGCG GgggataaaaatattataaagtttgatGGGGAACATAACTCGTCAAGACCACAATTCTATTATGACTCggtttctattttcttctataaTGTTCTTCATCCACCTCAGTTACCTTCTGCTCATGCAAGTAAGCTTGAGAAATATTATGATTTAGGGGATTTGAAGATTGGGGCCGATAAGGATGAG AATCTAATATACGAGATAATAACAAGTCTTCGTTCTAGTGGAAATGATGTTGCTGGTTCGTCTTCTGCTCCTAGTGTTCCAACCACGAAATTTGTTGGTGACCTTATTTCTGAAATTCCTCCAGTGATCACAGAAACT GATATCATACCTAATGACTATAGTACAATTAACAGTGATGAACCATCACATCTGCAG GACCAGCCAGATGGTGAAACTGAAGAATGTTGCTCATACACGAGTTCGAATAGAGAAAGCTGGGGAAGATGCTCTTCCCTGGGGGTTAGTGAAGAAGAATCTTCAGCTGCTTGTGTGGTTTCCAAGAACAAATATCAG GAGACTTTAGAAGCATTTCCAACACCTCTTCGAAACACACAAGGAAAGCCATCAGATTCGTCGAAAGAcgacaagaagaaaaagaagaaagttgCAACCTCTAAGTCTCAGAAGCAGAAGAAATCGAAAACGGAGAAACTAGAAGCCCTTAGTAGACACCTTAGGCTTTGCATTTTAAGGCGAGTGCATCGTTGA
- the LOC111803031 gene encoding uncharacterized protein LOC111803031, protein MAGGGGGRGTSILKKAARKIAYACRSFSPRKARSASNFSAAPSAEKPRYVVGEVGEAEIAEQTESRTTNNLPSKNLCAICLDPLNYKTKGSRPGQAIFTAQCSHAFHFTCISSNVRHGSVTCPICRAQWTQLPRNSAPLCTQSDPILRILDDSIATFRINRRSFLLSGRYDDDDPVEPDHTPTHDSRLSFSVHSAPSSFCPPIQVSGCAPGYVCSNHHARPPLRQHFPCRSPSPLLQSPARQTPRTTGNLRNRMRAFLSVKLAHQPATDLVLVACSNGPHLRLLKQAMALVVSSLRSIDRLAIVTYSSAATRVFPLKRMTSYGKRAALQVIDRLFYMGQADAVEGLKKAVKILEDSIHKNPNSSILHVSDSRTQPYHLINLESPAVPIHWFHVGMGFSISNGFVMQEFEEFLMTKVLRGIIRDIQLRVGEESGRSTIISIAELRGDEEKRVLIDNLCGDHEGHVRVRYTYVDGEVDDQECMKAGEIFLSLGNKSNNNSSFNEAGRENSEEDPSLGGRISSIERWDYHDPFMARRWAKHLHSYRL, encoded by the exons ATGGCAGGCGGAGGCGGCGGACGGGGAACCTCGATTCTTAAGAAAGCTGCTAGAAAGATTGCATACGCATGCCGTTCTTTCTCTCCTCGGAAAGCTCGCTCT GCCTCGAATTTTTCGGCTGCTCCATCCGCTGAAAAACCAAGGTACGTCGTGGGAGAAGTTGGAGAAGCTGAAATTGCAGAACAAACAGAATCAAGAACCACGAACAATCTGCCTTCCAAG AATCTGTGCGCCATATGCCTTGACCCTCTAAACTACAAGACCAAAGGGAGTCGTCCAGGGCAGGCCATTTTCACTGCACAGTGCTCTCATGCATTCCATTTCACTTGCATCTCCTCTAATGTCCGCCATGGCAGTGTCACATGCCCCATTTGTCGAGCTCAGTGGACCCAGTTGCCCCGGAATTCAGCCCCACTTTGCACCCAGAGTGATCCTATTCTCCGTATTCTTGATGATTCCATTGCCACATTCCGCATCAATCGCCGGTCCTTTCTGCTCTCTGGAcgttatgatgatgatgaccCTGTTGAACCTGACCATACACCTACTCATGATTCTcgtctctctttctctgttcATTCGGCCCCATCAAGCTTCTGTCCTCCGATCCAGGTGAGTGGTTGCGCCCCGGGTTATGTATGCTCCAACCACCATGCTCGGCCACCACTGCGTCAACACTTCCCCTGCAGAAGCCCCTCTCCCTTGTTGCAATCACCAGCTCGGCAAACACCTCGTACTACAGGCAACCTCAGGAACAGAATGAGAGCTTTCCTTTCGGTGAAATTGGCACATCAACCAGCGACTGACTTAGTCCTGGTTGCATGCTCCAATGGCCCACACCTTAGACTCCTCAAGCAAGCCATGGCCTTGGTGGTTTCCTCCCTCCGTTCCATTGACCGTTTGGCCATTGTTACCTACTCGTCTGCGGCTACCCGTGTGTTTCCTTTGAAACGTATGACATCTTATGGAAAGAGAGCTGCCTTACAAGTCATTGACCGTCTTTTCTACATGGGGCAGGCAGATGCCGTGGAAGGGCTGAAGAAAGCAGttaagatacttgaggatagTATTCACAAGAATCCCAACTCCTCCATTCTGCATGTATCTGATAGCCGAACTCAACCGTACCATCTCATCAACTTGGAATCGCCCGCCGTCCCGATCCATTGGTTTCACGTAGGAATGGGGTTCAGCATTTCAAATGGTTTTGTAATGCAGGAGTTTGAAGAGTTTCTGATGACAAAAGTACTGAGAGGAATCATCAGAGACATCCAACTAAGAGTTGGAGAGGAAAGCGGCAGATCAACCATCATTAGTATTGCAGAGTTGAGAGGTGACGAAGAAAAGAGAGTCTTAATCGACAACCTGTGCGGTGATCATGAAGGACATGTCAGGGTAAGATACACCTATGTCGATGGAGAAGTCGACGATCAGGAGTGCATGAAAGCAGGCGAAATCTTTCTAAGTTTAGGAAATAAGAGCAACAACAATAGTTCTTTCAATGAAGCTGGTCGCGAAAACAGTGAAGAGGATCCGAGTCTGGGCGGGAGGATTAGCAGCATCGAAAGATGGGATTATCACGACCCGTTCATGGCTAGAAGATGGGCGAAGCATCTGCATTCTTACCGGCTTTAA
- the LOC111803821 gene encoding myb family transcription factor PHL7-like, whose product MFQQQSTHNSSFLQNNSLVRDQNIPFDASSMEPTNGSNDPSNTPNLASKQRLRWTHDLHERFVNAVAQLGGPDRATPKGVLRVMGVQGLTIYHVKSHLQKYRLAKYLPDSSSDGKKADKKDSIDVLSNIEGSSGMQITEALKLQMEVQKRLHEQLEVQRQLQLRIEAQGKYLKKIIEEQQKLSGVLSGAAPVASSFSAPASGENCPETDKNDPPTPAPTSEFPRQEKASKERAQAKSVSIDDSFSSRHEPLTPDSGCHSSPNESPKPVKKQRQYQDGAFAKSEMILAHQILESSLNSTHKGSRSVFPARETLDPSSGLSIGDDEQFD is encoded by the exons ATGTTTCAGCAACAGAGTACTCATAATTCAAGCTTTCTTCAAAACAACTCATTAGTTCGTGATCAGAACATACCTTTTGATGCCAGCTCGATGGAACCCACAAATGGAAGCAATGATCCCAGCAACACCCCGAATTTGGCCTCAAAACAGAGATTGCGATGGACACATGATCTTCACGAACGATTCGTTAATGCAGTGGCACAACTTGGTGGTCCAGATC GTGCTACACCCAAAGGCGTCCTTCGAGTGATGGGTGTTCAAGGTCTAACGATATACCACGTTAAAAGCCACCTGCAG AAATATCGACTTGCAAAATACCTTCCCGACTCATCGTCTGATG GGAAAAAGGCTGACAAGAAGGATTCTATTGACGTTCTATCGAACATTGAGGGCTCGTC GGGAATGCAAATTACCGAAGCACTTAAGCTGCAGATGGAGGTCCAGAAGCGACTGCATGAACAATTAGAG GTACAGAGACAGCTACAGTTACGGATTGAAGCCCAAGGCAAGTACttaaagaagataattgaAGAGCAACAAAAACTTAGTGGGGTTCTTTCAGGAGCAGCTCCAGTTGCCTCTTCCTTCTCAGCTCCTGCTTCTGGTGAGAACTGCCCAGAAACCGACAAGAACGACCCACCAACACCTGCGCCCACATCGGAGTTTCCTCGACAAGAGAAAGCATCAAAGGAACGTGCCCAAGCCAAGAGTGTCTCTATTGATGATTCTTTCTCATCTCGTCACGAACCATTGACGCCCGATTCTGGTTGTCATAGCTCCCCAAATGAGAGCCCAAAGCCAGTGAAGAAGCAAAGACAGTACCAGGATGGTGCATTTGCCAAATCAGAGATGATACTCGCACATCAGATACTGGAGTCAAGTTTAAACTCCACTCACAAGGGATCACGCTCTGTTTTTCCAGCCAGAGAAACGTTGGATCCTTCATCTGGACTATCTATAGGGGACGATGAGCAGTTTGACTAA